The window CGCCACTCCATACTCACGCCCTATCCGCTCTACTTCCTCTGGCGCTGCAGCTACTACTGGAGCTACGCGGTCAACAATTGCTCGGAACTACCTGATGGCCTCATTGCAAACCTCCTGGCCTATGATAAACTCATATTTTCCTATTTCTTCATAGGAATTGTCATCGTCGTCGTCTTCTGAAAAGTCGATGCGCATGCATCTTAACAGCTCTCCTGGCAGAGGACATATCTTCTGGTTCAGCTTGGCATTTAACGCTTCAGGTGGGGGGAAATGTTTTTCAAGCAGTCCAAGGAACTATAGCCGCTCTTTGTCATTCACCGGCTGTGGCCTTAGTAGGTGGCTTCTATCTACTAATCTTTCAGCGAATAAAGGCCTAAGCATGAGCTATCCAGCGGCTTCCCAGGCTATGGCACTAAGCAGCCAATCGCAAAGAGGGTCAAGGAGAGGAGAGCTTCGTGGAGGAGAAGCTTCTTCAATCTCGTATATCTCCCTACTCACGTGCTGGGTCATCATGAGTTGATTCTCCTAGGCCTGTTGCTGGCGAAGTAGCTATTCGCTGATCATCACATTCCGGCCTAGATCTGCGATTTCTTCAGCCAACTCAATATCGTAAGGCTGTGCTCGTCTGAACCTCCTTAGCTCTTCTTCGGTGAACTCAAGATCACTACTCTCTTCACCATCGGATCCAACTTCTATGTGTATTTGCTCTTCTGGCTATCTTAATTGAGCTAGTGGAGAGGGTGACTCACGAGACCGATCTTCGCGTCGAACAGTCATCTCATCGACTACGATGTCTGCGATTAGGAGTGGACTTTTGAAGCGCAATCCCTCCACTGACCTTGAAACTGGCAAATCATAGCCAAGCTTCTTTGCATCAGTCACTGCTTCTCTTGTGAGACGGAGGGCTGCCCTATGCCCACGAGTGATATCTTCTCTGCTTCTTTGAATACAAGTACGCTCCTCTTCATATTTTCTGCCGATTGCCTACAGTCTTTGCAAAAATTCCTCTTGAGAGAGCCCCTTTTCAAGATCATTGTTGAGTTTTCTAACTTCTTCGGCTTCTCTCTTCCGCAGTAAGTCTTCCCTCAACTTAAGCATCTCCTAAATTTGTTCGTCCTGCACATTGCCTTCCAAAAATCGCTTCAGTTGGCCAGTGTTGTCGAATGAACTGAGAGGACTGACGGGATTAGCAGCGGCATTAGATCGCTGCTCTGAATGTGGTTGCTCCTCAAAAAACAATGCCTTCTCAGTGAGGCCTTTGAagtccttttttatgtttccttCCTGCCCATTAGAGCCTTCATGCATGGCCTACTGAGTGAGGTAGAGTCTCTAAGCGCGTAAAGTCTTCAGTCTTCCTTTGCTGTCCTGTTGATGAGAGAGACTTCTGGCGGGTGAGCTTGGACGTGATGCCACTTCGAGGCTGCGCTTATTTTTTATCGATAGTTCCATCAGCTGCTGCATGAAATTGGCAATGTCAGCACTGCCTTGCACTCTAGTGATTTGAGACTGCACAAGAGAGATGACTTCTTACCATCGCTGTGCTTCTTCCTCCTTTAGCTTCTCAACCGAAAGGCACTCCGCCTACTCCCGCCTATTGAGTGTTGCTTCTCCCTAAGGAAAGGTATGATTTGGACGAGGCGAATCCTGTATTTCCACTAATACATCATCTTTCAATTTCAAAGTCTCGTCTCTTACTTCCACCTCCAGTCCTTACAAATTAGCTTTTATCCTCTCCtgtttcttttcagttttcactaaGTTTTCGGTCTGCAATTCATGAGGATCTGCGGGACTATCAAGAGGCTCCTAAATAATGGGCTGTGCAGGACGGCTTAACTTGTTTTTCGGTTGTGGTTGTTGTGAGCTTTTGCGACTATCGATGTACTCTTCATTGGTCTAGAAGATGATATGGTTGTCGAAAGCATCCCGATCGAAATCCTCTTCCTCACTGGAGTCCAGATACCCGCTGATTTAATCATGCGAGTAGATAGGCTCATGATGACGGTAAATAGCAGCTTCTGCATCTTAGTCTGAGTCTTCAGCATTAGCGTGCGAATATTCAAAAACCCCCTGGTCTATGGGCCTGCGTCTAGGCTCCACCAAGTTTTATTTATCTGCAAAATAGCTGCTATGCTCAGAAACGGACTATGAGCGAATTTGTGCAAGCCGGTCATGCAATTTCCTTTGTTCCTTTTCGAGGCAATTCTGCAGAACCTTGCGCGTGAGAAAGCCTCGGAATACTTTTTGAATCTTGATGGCTGCTTCCACCTTGCGCAGGTACTCTTTTCTTATGCTGATGCGGAGTAAGCGATTATTGTCAACTAAGTATTGCTGGTTGACACGAATGGCTAATTCACTGCTACTTTCATCCATCTACTCACGCTTCGTCTCCTCATTAGAAAATACAATTTCGCTATTGAGGCTGTTCTTGTAGGGGATCACTTCATAAGTCTCACACTTGTCTAGCCGCGTCCTTGAACGGCTCTTCCCGCGTTTTTTGGTGGTCTGTAGCTGTTTCTGTGACTTATTTTTGCGAACAGCAGAGGTGGGTAGGGCGGGTTGTGTGGGGTTATTGCGGCGTTTGAGCGCCTCATTGCGAAAGAGGTCAGTAGTGGAGAGGGGGCGCTGGTCATCGGGTAGTGAGAACTCCGAGGAGGTGAAGGTGCGCTGCTTCTTGGGTTTGCTCTTGTTCTTCTTCGGCTTCTGCTTCTTGCCTACCAGCATTTAAACCGACTGTTATCGTTTACAATTACAACCCAATAATCCCCTCCAATCCATCATCATCTATTCGACAACTCACCACTTCAATACAATCCCAGATGAAGATAAACATCGATGATTGCGACCATCACTTGCGCTTGGAGATCATGGTGAGGAGCTCTGCTATGTTGCGCTTGGTATCGTTTAGGCCGGCCTTTATTCTGCGGACTTCTTCGAACTGCTCGCTTTGCTCCTGGTTGCGACGCTGTATCTCCTACTTTAGCTGGAAAAACTCGATACCGATACGCTTCTCCATACGCTTTTGGTTGTCCTCCAGTGCTTCCACTCTCATGGCCAATTTGGCCAAATTTTAACTCTCCTCTCCCTATCGACTCGGCAGGTTGAAAGAACGAGGCGAGCCTACTTTCTTCTTGGTTGATATGAGGTTCTTGTTGCGGTTTAATTTAATGTCTCTCGAAGAGGCTACTTTGCTCGGTGCGGTAGGGGTGACCTTGGATTCGCTGCTGTTGTGTTGCTGCTGGCATTTTTAGAGGAAGCTTTCGTCGATCTCTACTTCGTTCTGATTCTCGATGAGGAAGGAAAGGTCTGACATTATAATTATATTATTCGCAGCCGCAGGGAAAGCGGGGGAGGTTTTAATCGAACCCCAAAAAGATAAGCTTTAAGTTGTTTGACTTGGATTGAATTAGCcatttatattattttgaagTGTCTTCCATCAATAATTTTAGGATAAAAACacttttttcaatattttatgagTATGAGTATGGTGTGATGTAAAATCAGTGAATCAGTGGAAACACGTAACTTGGGAGGCGGTCCAAGAGCTGCTGGTGGGATTGTAAGGGCCTTTCCAGACCAACACATCCCCAACATTGATGTTATAGCTGGGAAGGTTGGCCAATTTTATTGTGCAATCGTCAAGATTGATGGTCTGAGGGCCTTGGCTGGTAGTAACAGAGACACTGTTACTGCTGATCACCTTAGCAACAGTACCCAAGCCTGAATAACTGCCAGATGCTGTCACGTTCTAAGCAGATGATCCGGAAAGGATTAAGTCGGGACAGTTCGAACGGAAGTTAGAACTACTGGCGAAACTGTAGAGTTGCCTCAGGCTGGAGAAACCGCTGAGGGGACTGAAATCAAGCCCAGATCCATATGCCAAGAGAAGGTAGAGCGATATGGAGTCTATATTGTTTATTTGTGCCAGTTGCCTATTGAGACCGCAAGGGGCAGGAGCTGATGGGAAGGGCAATCCCGCAGAATTTTCCTGAACGATTAAGTTGATCTTCTGGCTTAGTTGCTGCTGTTGGGTGCGAGCATGCTGCAGTTGTAAGTTAGCTGCAGTAAGCGCTGCGCTTTCTCTCTGATAGCGGGCTACTGCTGCCTGGAGTGAAGAGTTAGTAGATTGCACTAACTGTAAGGCCTGATTGCCCTGAAGATAAAGCCTACTGAGGGAGGACTGTTGGATAGGGAGTTGCTGCTTGAGAGCGTTGATGTCGCTTTGAGTCTTACTGACTTGCTGCTGAAGTTGAGAATTCTGGTTGAGCAGGTCGGTGAGTTGCCCCTTTACTGCTGTGATGTTAGCACTGATGCCGTCTCCAAGGTTGTTGGCATTCACGAGCTGCTGCTGGAGGGTGGTGAGTTGGGTATTGGCAGCAGTGAGGTCGGCAGGAGTGTAGGTGTTCTGGCAGTTGGCCTGTTGAGCTGCGATCTGAGCATTGATGTTGGCAACCTGTTGCGGGACGGTGAATTTGAGGTTGATAAGGGTCTGTTTGTCTGTGTTTGCCTGGGCAATCTTACCGTTGAGGGCGTTGATCTGCTGCTGGAGAGCAGCAATCTGCGCATTGTATCCTGAAATGTCATTGTCGATTCCAGCCACGCGCTCGTCGATGCCAGCGATGCTGTTTTGGAGAGCAGTGATGTTACCCTTCAGAATGATGATGGCTTGGTTGGCTTGCGAGCAGGTCTGGGATTGAGACTGGAGGCTGGAAGTGATGGTGGCGATGTTGTTGGTAACGGTAGTGATTTGACTCTTAATTCCGTTCTGGTTATTTAAAGCCACGCTCAATTGCTGAGTAAGAGCAAGACCACTGGCCTTAGCAGCGTTAATTTGCCCATTAACCTTGCCAATTTGAGTATTGAGTGAATCGAGCTGTGCAGTGGCTCCAGTAATGGCCGATTGGATGCCTTgagtttttccttcttcttgggTGATAGTAAGTGAAATATTTTGTTGGTTGTTTACAGCAGTATTGAGTGAGGCAGTGAAGGTATTCACGTCTGTTTGGGCTTTTTGTCTGTTGGCAGTCACTTGTCTGATGATCTCTAGCAAATTAGCTATGGTCTGGCTGACTTGGGTCTGTTGGTTGAAGAGGTCAGTGATGTTGCGATCGTACTCTGAAAGAGTATTGATTGCCTGGTTTCCAAGGGGAGATTGTCCAGTTGCGATTTGGAGCACTTGGGTGTTTGGAACTGCGTTGGGAAGAGTTCCAGTGACCACAACGGTAGGATATGAGCTAATTGTCTGGGTAGTGGTGGTGATTGTCGATCCATTTTGGCTGTACTGGCTGACCAGGCTGTTGATGTCAGAAGATGTAGAGGTGGTGGATGTGGAAGGAATGGTTCCAATGGTGACTCCTCCTGTGTTGgcattcagattcaagcttaGTGAATTGCCAAAATTATAGTTGACTCCGTTGACCGACAGGATTTGAGCTCCAGAAGTCGAATCTGAGGCTGGTGAGGCAGGTGAGGAGGAAGCGGAGGATGACGATGAACTTGAGGATGATGTGGAACTGCTGGCGGTAGAGCtggatgatgaagatgatgaggtGGATGAGCCAGTTCCCGAAGAAGAGTCAGAGATCGAGACGGTTGAAATCTTGTTTAGCGCTCCGTTGACGGCTTGGTAGCTGGCTGTGGAGGGATAGGTCACTGATCCCTTCCCGCTGAAGTTAACATTCAGCAGGATGACTTGGGTGTCGGTCTGTCCGTTGGCGTCGGTAACTGTCACTTTCACGGGGAATTGGCCCTGGATGGCGGCGTTTCCGGCGTAGGTGAGTTGGTTGCCATTGAGGATGAATCCCAGGGGCAATCCCTGGCAGGAATATGTGACGGCTCCCTGAGCCTGCTGGGTAGAAAGGGTGAAAAAGTTGTTTAGGTCGTTGATGACTGGGTTACCTGGAACGTTGAGTTTGACTGACAGTGCTGCCACTATCAGCAAGGAGACAAAAATGGCCTTCATTCTTCTATTATTATATCCTCACTTCGCGGAAGAATTAATTTAGCGGCATTATCAAATAACGCCCAACCAGTACCATCTTGATGCTACCTAAAAATACACCTCTTTCTTAACTTTTTACCGAGGATTCCATCACTCGCCTCCTCAGCTTTATTTTTCGGATTTTTCACAAGTAAAAATTGAAATGCTTGAACAACTTTCGCTGAAAAAAAGAGTCAATACGCTCCGGGAAAGATTTGGCCGAAGGGCTTATCATTTTattcatattatattttttaatctaaacgtATTTGGT of the Nymphaea colorata isolate Beijing-Zhang1983 unplaced genomic scaffold, ASM883128v2 scaffold0506, whole genome shotgun sequence genome contains:
- the LOC116245094 gene encoding uncharacterized protein LOC116245094, with amino-acid sequence MKAIFVSLLIVAALSVKLNVPGNPVINDLNNFFTLSTQQAQGAVTYSCQGLPLGFILNGNQLTYAGNAAIQGQFPVKVTVTDANGQTDTQVILLNVNFSGKGSVTYPSTASYQAVNGALNKISTVSISDSSSGTGSSTSSSSSSSSTASSSTSSSSSSSSSASSSPASPASDSTSGAQILSVNGVNYNFGNSLSLNLNANTGGVTIGTIPSTSTTSTSSDINSLVSQYSQNGSTITTTTQTISSYPTVVVTGTLPNAVPNTQVLQIATGQSPLGNQAINTLSEYDRNITDLFNQQTQVSQTIANLLEIIRQVTANRQKAQTDVNTFTASLNTAVNNQQNISLTITQEEGKTQGIQSAITGATAQLDSLNTQIGKVNGQINAAKASGLALTQQLSVALNNQNGIKSQITTVTNNIATITSSLQSQSQTCSQANQAIIILKGNITALQNSIAGIDERVAGIDNDISGYNAQIAALQQQINALNGKIAQANTDKQTLINLKFTVPQQVANINAQIAAQQANCQNTYTPADLTAANTQLTTLQQQLVNANNLGDGISANITAVKGQLTDLLNQNSQLQQQVSKTQSDINALKQQLPIQQSSLSRLYLQGNQALQLVQSTNSSLQAAVARYQRESAALTAANLQLQHARTQQQQLSQKINLIVQENSAGLPFPSAPAPCGLNRQLAQINNIDSISLYLLLAYGSGLDFSPLSGFSSLRQLYSFASSSNFRSNCPDLILSGSSA